The region CCTCACCCGACGCGTTCGCAACCTGGGACGTCCGCAATGCGAGACGATGCCCGTCACTTCCGACCAGTCGGATCTCATCACCCTGAAGCTGCAGAAGTATCCCCGTCAAGATCGCTCTGGACTCATCCGGTGACACCGCGATGATCGCCTGCTTGATCATGTCGCGCAACGCGGCCTGGGTGATCTCGAAGCTGTGCTCGTCTGGAACTTCGGGCAGGGCTGGAAACTCCTCCGGCGGGAGGCCGTAGATCGTGTAGTCAGAGTTCTGGCACTTCACGTTGACTGCGTTCTGCTCGTCCACCGACAGAACGATATCCAGTTCCGGCAGAGTCGTAAGGAACTCCGCAATCACTCTGGCCGGAACCGTCAGCGAGCCCTCTTCCTCAATGGTCGCGGGGATAGTGGACTCAATGCCCATCTCAAGGTCGAAAGACATCAGCCTCAGCTTGCCGTCCTCGGTCCTGATGAGCACGTTGTTAAGAATGGGCAGAGAACTGCGTCCGGCAACCGCCCGGCTGACGGTCTGGACGCCGTGATGAAGCTCGTTCCTCGAGCAGATGGCTTTCATGCCGCAAACCTCCGTGAAGTCGTGGTGTTGACTCACAATCCCGATCGAATACCCGATGCAGGATTCAACCGGAAGAGTATAGCACAGTGCGTGAAGCCGGTTCAATACTCCGGCGGAAGATCCTTGAGCTGTGCGTTGGAGAAGACCGGGCCGTCGGTGCAGACGTAGTACCGGCCGATGTTGCAGCGGCCGCACTTTCCAATCCCGCACTTCATCTTCATTTCGAGCGTCGTAAAGATTTGCTCGTCCTCGAAACCCAGTTCCTTGAGGTTCGGCAGCACAAACTTGATCATGATCGGCGGGCCGCAGGTGATCGCGACTGCGTTCTCGGGCGACGGCTTCAGGTCCATGAGGTAGGCAGGCACGAAGCCGACGTTCTTGTCCCAGCCTTCCTCTTCCTTGTCGATAGTGAGGAACAGTTCCGCATCCGACGACCCCCGCCACTCGTCGAACTCATATTTGAACGAGAGGTCGCCGGTGGAGCGGGCGCCGTAGATGATGTTGATCTTGCCGTAATCCTGCCTGTTGTCGAGGCAGAAATTGAGCAGCGACCTCAGAGGGGCCATTCCTATTCCGCCACCGACGAACCAGAGATTCTTGCCCTTCATCCTCTCGTAGGGAAACCAGTTACCTAGAGGAGCGCGGATTCCCACGGTTGTGCCTTCGCTCATCTCGTGGAGCGCCGCTGTGACCGATCCGACCTTCTTGACGGAGAACTCCACGAACCCCTTACGGGTTGGAGTCGAGGTGAGGCAGAAAGTCGCTTCGCCAACGCCGAACGCGGAGACGATCTGGAACTGCCCGGGCTCATAGGTGAAGCTCTCCCGGTACTCTTCATCGTCGAAAACAGCTCGAAACGTCTTAGTGTCCCAGGTCTCCTCGATCACCTTCTCGATTGTCGCCAGTTTCGGCACATATGGATTATCGCACATTGGTCGTTCTACGCCTCGATCTCTGTGATGACCTGCCGTATGTCTATGTTTACCGGGCAGGTGGAGATACACCGCCCGCAACCGACGCATCCGAGTATCCCATAGCGCTCGGGGGAGTATTTGAACTTGTGGAAGACGCGCTGCCTGGTTCGTTCCCTTCTCGAAGGTCTCGGATTGTGCCCGTGGCCCATGAGGGTGAACTTGTCGAACTGGCAGTTGTCCCAGCAGCGGAAACGCGTGCCCTTCCGGCCCTGTGCGCATTCCATGATGTCGAAGCAGTGACAGGTCGGGCAGAGGAACGTGCATGCCCCGCATCCGATACACTTCTCCGCGAGCCTGGTCCACATGGCGTCGTCCCAGTCGTACGACTGAGACGCGGCCGCGTGATCCACCGCGGCCGGGAGCTTCGACAGAACGGACTGCCTCAAAGTCTCGATTGCCTGTCTGTCGGCATCGGTCGCTGCGGTGAAATGGGATGAGCCAAGGAGTGCCTCGCCTTCTGGTGTGAGCGCTTCGGCATAGTACTTGTCGCCGAGATCATATAGGAAGGCGTCCGTGTTGATCGGATTCGCCAGGAAATCGCCGACCTCAGTGCAAAAACACGCCCACGACGGCTTGTCGCAGAACACTCCGACGATGAAGGTGTGCTCGCGCCGATCGAAGTACGGAACATCCACCGGCTCGACGTTGGAGTAGACCGCATCTACGTACTTTAGGGCAGCCGCATCGCATGCCCGCGCGCCGAAGATCAGGCGATTCTTCTTGATGCTCTCCGGCGCCGTTACTTCTGCGCCAAGGCCTTCGAGTTTGTACTCGAATAGCGTCTCGGTCTCCGGAGTGAAGCACTCGCGTAGACCGCTCTTCGACGGCGTCGGGCCTAGGTCAATCAGCGAAGGATCGCTCACAGATCTGAACCGTGTGACGCCGTCTTCGGTTACCGGCGCGATCACCTCGTACTCATCCGCCAGGCCCTTCAGCCAAGCTGCGATATCTTGTTTAAGAATAACTCTAGGCTCCACGGTTGTACACCTTACTCTTCCGGACACGGGTCGGGGTCGTCATCTCTCCACGCGCCAAGTATCGGCAGCCCTTCAGGACTCTGGCCGGGTGAGTCCCCAAACATGTCGGCGACATCCATGTCAATCTTCTTGTTCAGCAGCGAGAGCGGGATGCCCATCGGGCAGGCGCGCTCGCACTCGCCACAACCGATGCATCGGCCCGCGAGGTGCATCGCCCGAGTCATGTGGAAGAACCAGTTCGTCGTCGGGTCGGTCGAACGGGTCAACCACATCTGGCCGAGCTTGTCGGTGAAGCACTCCTTGCAGTAGCATGCGGGGCAGGCTTGACGGCACGCATAGCACCGTATGCAGTTCGTGAAGTGCTTCCCCCAAAACTCCCGGCGCTCGGACGGCGACATCTTCTCATACTCCTCGACTGAGGTCTTGGAGTCGGTAATCGGCGTTCGAGCGGGCTGCTCGCCGATCTTGATGTCCGCGATCGCCGGATCGCCGAGCGTGCAGGAGAGGCACTTGGCGAGGAACGCCTTCTCCCTGGGTATGCTCACCTCGCCCGATCCGCTGGTCACCTTGATGCCGTCGTTCACCCACTCGACCGACTTCACGTCGGCAAGATCGATCTCTGCCAGCGCGTCGAGGTTCAGTACGCCGGGGCAGGGGACGACGATGGTCTTCACATCCTCGCGCTCGATCTGGTTCTCCTTCAGCAGTTCGACGACCGACTTCGCGTCGCAGGGCTTGACGACAACGGCGACCTTGCCCTGCTTTACGGCTTGGGGCAGATAGACGGCGAGGTTGTTCACGCACGTCGGATTCCACACCAGACGCTCGACGTCCTCCGGCGACCTGGCCCACAGGGGCGCGCAACTGAACGGCGCAGTCCCCGCTTCGTATCCGATGATGATATCGGACTGCCCGCCTTCCAGTAGCTCTCTCGCTCTGTCTCTGAGCTGCACTTCGAACTCCATCACCCTACCGCTCCAACGCCTTTGAACGGGCCGACCTTCCTGACCTGCTCGGTGAACTGCTCCACGACCTCGGCGAACTTCTGGCCCTCGGCCGCGGAGATCCAGTCGAAGTGGAACCGCTCCGGCTCGATCCCCATGAACTCAAGCATCCGCTGGAAGAGCATGATGCGCCGCCGGGCGTAGTAGTTGCCCTTCGCATAGTGACAGTCGCCGGGATGACAACCCGAGACCAACACACCGTCGAATCCGCGCTCAAACGCCTTCATCACGAACTGTGGATCGATGCGTCCGGAGCACGGTACCTTGACGACGCGCATGTTCGGCGCGTATTTCAGCCTGCTCGACCCGGCGAGGTCCGCGCCGGCATACGTACACCAGTTGCAGAGGAATCCGATGATCTTCGGCTCCCATTCCCTTGGCGGCTCCTTCGCCTTAACCTCTTCGATTACGGTACTGTCTGACATGTGTTCCGCCTATTCCGCAAACGCAAGCGCATCAATCTCCGACAGAATCTGGTTGTCCTTGAAGCCCCTCAGCTGAATGGACGACGACCGGCATGCAGCAACGCAGGTGCCGCATCCATGGCAGAGGCCCTCGTTGACGGCGGCCACCGTCCTGATCGGATTGCCCGCGCGGTCGCAAATCGTCTTCTCCTCAATCGCGGTATACGGGCAGACCTCCTTGCAGAGCAGGCAGCCCACGCAAGTATCTTCGTTCACCTCCGCGACAGTCGGTTCGGACTCGATGTACTCTTTCGAGAAGAGCCCGAGCACTTTCGCCGCCGCGCCGGACGCCTGCGCGACGGAATCCGGGATGTCCTTCGGGTACTGACACGCCCCCGCGAGATAGACCCCGGAGGTGAGGACCTCCACGGGCTTCAGCTTCGGATGCGCCTCGCTGAACCAGTTGTACTCGTCGGTCGAGATGCCGAGCCTGCGCGCGAGGTCCTTGGCATCGGGCTGGGCCTCCATCGCGGAGGCGAGGACCACCATGTCCGCCTCGATCTCCACCGGCCTGCCCGCAAGGGTGTCGGTCCCGCGCACGATCAGCTTGTCGCCCAGGGGATAGACCTTCGAAACGCGTCCTCGGACGTAGATAGCGCCGTACTTGTCAATGGCGCGGCGCACGAACTCCTCGTAGCCCTTGCCGTTCGCGCGGATGTCCATGTAGAAGACGTAGGCCTGCGCGTCGTGGTTCTTCTCCTTCAGGAGAAGGGCGTGCTTCGCGTTGTACATGCAGCAGACCTTCGAGCAATAGGGGTAGCCGTGCTCGTCATCGCGCGAGCCGATGCAGGATATGAATACGACGCTCTTGGGCACCTTTCCATCGGACGGGCGAACGAGCTTGCCGTCGGTGGGGCCGGAGGCGTTGATAAGGCGCTCGAACTGGAGCCCCGTGATGACGTCCGGGTACCTGCCGTAACCGAGGTTGCCATATGCGGCGGGGTCCCAGACCTCGAAGCCGGTCGCCGCGACGATCGCGCCATAGCGGTCGTTGACGATCTCATCCTCCTGCTCATACACGACGGCGTCCGAGGGACAGATCTTCTTGCACACGCCGCACTTCCCTTCCTGCTGGAAATAGCGGCAGGCGGCGCGGTCAATCACGGGAACGTTCGGGACGGCCTGGGGGAAGGGGACGTAGATCGCCTTGCGCTGCCCGAGCCCGCACTCGAACTCCGAGGGAAGCTTGACAGGGCACTTCTCATAGCAGACTCCGCATCCGGTACACTTCTCCATGTCAACGCTACGCGCCCGACGGCGGATGGTCACGTCGAAGTTGCCCACGAACCCCGAGACGCTCTCCACCTCCGCGAAGGTCATGATCTCGATGTTCGGGTGCGACGCGCAGTCCACCATCTTAGGCGTCAGGATGCACGCGGCACAGTCGAGGGTGGGGAAGGTCTTGTCGTACTGAGCCATGCGACCGCCGATGGAAGGCGTCTTCTCGACGAGGGTAACCTTGTACCCCGCGTCGGCGATGTCGAGAGCGGCCTGGATCCCCGCGACGCCGCCCCCGATCACCAGGGCTTTCTTTGTAAGAGGGATCTGTTGCCGGAAGAGCGCCTCGTTACGGGCCACCTTAGCCACGGCCATCGCCGTCAAATCTATCGCCTTCTCCGTAGCCGCGTCTTTGTCCTCGTGAACCCAGGAGCAGTGCTCCCGTATGTTCGCCATCTCGAAGAAGAACGGGTTCAACCCCGCCTCGCCTATGCATCTCTGGAACGTCGGCTCGTGCAACCGAGGCGAGCACGAGGCCACCACGACCCGATCCAGCTTGTGCTCCTCGATCGCCTGCTTGATCAGGTTCTGTCCCGGCTCCGAGCACATGTATTTGTAGTCGGTCGCGTAGACTACCGACGGCATCTTCTTCGCCGCCTCGGCTACCTTCGCGACGTCCACGGTTTTCGCTATGTTCGATCCGCACCAGCAGACGAATACGCCGACTCTTGCCATCCCCAATGACCTTTCAGATATCTATGCCGCCACGCGCACGTGCGTTATCAGCAGCTTCTCTTCCCCGCACACCTCTTGCCCCTCCTCGCGCAGGCACCCCAGGTGGCATTCGATCGCGTCCTTCGTGTTCTCGATCGCTTCCTCGACCGTCTCGCCCTGCGACAGGCATCCCGACAGCGCCGGCACCTCCGTCCAGTAGCCGCCCTCCTCAGCAGGGTGGATGATCACCGTGTATTCCATCTCTTACCCCCTCAGGAATCCGAGGAATTGGTCAACCGTCAGTCCCGCCTTTCGGATCGCCGCCTGTAACAGGCCGACCTTGACCTCTCCGTGCCCGGGTACCGTTATCAACTGCCCGTTCGGCATCTTTATGTTCACGTGACTGCCCTTCCCGGGCCGCTTCATGCCTCCCGCCTTCTCCAGCGCCTTGATGATCTCTTCGCTCCGCAGCCCCCTCGGAATCATCTCCGCCTACTCAGCGCCTATCCCGGAGAGGACCCGCGTCGGATCCACCATCAGCCGCTTGAGCCCCAGGTCCGCCTCCGCGACCCCGAACGCTACCCCCATCAGCTGCGTGAAGTAGAAGACCGGCAGGTCGAACTTCTCGCCGTACTTCGCCTCCGCCTGAGCCTGCCGCGTGTCCAGGTTCGCCTGACACAGGGGGCACGCCGCCACGATGCAGTTCGCCCCCGACCGTTTCGCCATCGAGAGGATCCCCTGCGCCAGCTTCACCACGATGTCCGAGCGCGACAGAGCGAGACTCGCCCCGCAGCACTCGTTTCGGAACGGCCACTCGACCGGCTCCGCGCCGATCGCCGCCATCAGCCCGTCCATCGAGGTCGGGTTCTCCGGGTCGTCGAAGCATGCCACCTTCGGAGGGCGGATCAGCAGGCAGCCGTAGTAGCATGCCGGCCGCAACCCCGCCAGTTCCCGCTTCACGCGCGCCCGTATCTCCTCCGACGGCACCGCCGACAGCGCCTCCAGCATCGAGAGGATGCCGATCTTCCCCTCATACGCGAGGCCCGTCTTCTCCGCCACGGATTTCACCAGCCCCGGGTCGTCCTTCGCCAGGTGATCCGCCGCCTTCAGCCGGCTGAAACACGCCGCGCACGGCGCAACCACGTCGAGCCCCATCTCTTCCGCCTTCGCCAGATCGCGAAGCGGCAGGGCCAGCCCCAGTTCCTTGTTCGTCGCGTGCCCCGACGTCGCCCCGCAGCAGTTCCAGTCCGGGATCTCCTCCAGTTCGATGCCCAGCTCCCGGCAGACCGCCCGCGTCGAGAGGTCGTATTCCTTCGATGTCGAGTGCAGCGAGCACCCCGGATAGTATGCGTACTTCATCGTATCCCCTGACCTCTATCCCTTCGTCCCCTTGAACACCCGCTTGATCTCCCGCATCCCTCGTATCGCCTTCGGGACGAGCACCAGCTTCCCTTTCAAAAACATCTTCGCGCCCAAAATCAGGTCCGAGAAGAGGTCCAGGCTCCTCAGCTTGTATTCCCCCAGCATGCTGACCTCGTGCACCCGGCCCATCCGCTCCACCGACCGCAGGAACGTCTGGTGGAACGTCTTCACCTTCGGTTCGGGGCAGGCGATCCCCCGTCGGATGGATATCTCCCTCAATGCATCGTTTATCCGGCTGATCTCTATCCCCCGGGGGCACCGTGTCGCGCAGGTCTCGCACCCTACGCACAGCCAGATCATCGAAGACCCCAGGACCTCCCGATCCAACCCAAGCTGAACCAGCCGGCTCACCTGGTTCGGCATGATGTCCGCCGCGTATGCCACCGGGCACCCGCCCGTGCACTCCCCGCACTGGTAGCACGACTTTATGTTCTGGCCGCTCAGCTCCTCCACCTCGGCGAGGA is a window of Armatimonadota bacterium DNA encoding:
- the dnaN gene encoding DNA polymerase III subunit beta, which translates into the protein MKAICSRNELHHGVQTVSRAVAGRSSLPILNNVLIRTEDGKLRLMSFDLEMGIESTIPATIEEEGSLTVPARVIAEFLTTLPELDIVLSVDEQNAVNVKCQNSDYTIYGLPPEEFPALPEVPDEHSFEITQAALRDMIKQAIIAVSPDESRAILTGILLQLQGDEIRLVGSDGHRLALRTSQVANASGEATAIVPGRALSEVGRMLEDEDTPVSVAISENQIKFDVNGVSVVSRLIEGQFPNYERIIPQQTEKKLIMPAEMLLSAVRRASIVARENANRVVLRTEGDRLTVTAESGDVGKAYDEIEIVKEGEDIEIAFNAKYLMEYLSVVDTEGIAMELSGPLSAGLIKQVGKDDYLYVVMPMQII
- a CDS encoding FAD/NAD(P)-binding protein is translated as MCDNPYVPKLATIEKVIEETWDTKTFRAVFDDEEYRESFTYEPGQFQIVSAFGVGEATFCLTSTPTRKGFVEFSVKKVGSVTAALHEMSEGTTVGIRAPLGNWFPYERMKGKNLWFVGGGIGMAPLRSLLNFCLDNRQDYGKINIIYGARSTGDLSFKYEFDEWRGSSDAELFLTIDKEEEGWDKNVGFVPAYLMDLKPSPENAVAITCGPPIMIKFVLPNLKELGFEDEQIFTTLEMKMKCGIGKCGRCNIGRYYVCTDGPVFSNAQLKDLPPEY
- a CDS encoding 4Fe-4S dicluster domain-containing protein, with the protein product MEPRVILKQDIAAWLKGLADEYEVIAPVTEDGVTRFRSVSDPSLIDLGPTPSKSGLRECFTPETETLFEYKLEGLGAEVTAPESIKKNRLIFGARACDAAALKYVDAVYSNVEPVDVPYFDRREHTFIVGVFCDKPSWACFCTEVGDFLANPINTDAFLYDLGDKYYAEALTPEGEALLGSSHFTAATDADRQAIETLRQSVLSKLPAAVDHAAASQSYDWDDAMWTRLAEKCIGCGACTFLCPTCHCFDIMECAQGRKGTRFRCWDNCQFDKFTLMGHGHNPRPSRRERTRQRVFHKFKYSPERYGILGCVGCGRCISTCPVNIDIRQVITEIEA
- a CDS encoding 4Fe-4S dicluster domain-containing protein → MEFEVQLRDRARELLEGGQSDIIIGYEAGTAPFSCAPLWARSPEDVERLVWNPTCVNNLAVYLPQAVKQGKVAVVVKPCDAKSVVELLKENQIEREDVKTIVVPCPGVLNLDALAEIDLADVKSVEWVNDGIKVTSGSGEVSIPREKAFLAKCLSCTLGDPAIADIKIGEQPARTPITDSKTSVEEYEKMSPSERREFWGKHFTNCIRCYACRQACPACYCKECFTDKLGQMWLTRSTDPTTNWFFHMTRAMHLAGRCIGCGECERACPMGIPLSLLNKKIDMDVADMFGDSPGQSPEGLPILGAWRDDDPDPCPEE
- a CDS encoding hydrogenase iron-sulfur subunit, whose product is MSDSTVIEEVKAKEPPREWEPKIIGFLCNWCTYAGADLAGSSRLKYAPNMRVVKVPCSGRIDPQFVMKAFERGFDGVLVSGCHPGDCHYAKGNYYARRRIMLFQRMLEFMGIEPERFHFDWISAAEGQKFAEVVEQFTEQVRKVGPFKGVGAVG
- a CDS encoding CoB--CoM heterodisulfide reductase iron-sulfur subunit A family protein, whose translation is MARVGVFVCWCGSNIAKTVDVAKVAEAAKKMPSVVYATDYKYMCSEPGQNLIKQAIEEHKLDRVVVASCSPRLHEPTFQRCIGEAGLNPFFFEMANIREHCSWVHEDKDAATEKAIDLTAMAVAKVARNEALFRQQIPLTKKALVIGGGVAGIQAALDIADAGYKVTLVEKTPSIGGRMAQYDKTFPTLDCAACILTPKMVDCASHPNIEIMTFAEVESVSGFVGNFDVTIRRRARSVDMEKCTGCGVCYEKCPVKLPSEFECGLGQRKAIYVPFPQAVPNVPVIDRAACRYFQQEGKCGVCKKICPSDAVVYEQEDEIVNDRYGAIVAATGFEVWDPAAYGNLGYGRYPDVITGLQFERLINASGPTDGKLVRPSDGKVPKSVVFISCIGSRDDEHGYPYCSKVCCMYNAKHALLLKEKNHDAQAYVFYMDIRANGKGYEEFVRRAIDKYGAIYVRGRVSKVYPLGDKLIVRGTDTLAGRPVEIEADMVVLASAMEAQPDAKDLARRLGISTDEYNWFSEAHPKLKPVEVLTSGVYLAGACQYPKDIPDSVAQASGAAAKVLGLFSKEYIESEPTVAEVNEDTCVGCLLCKEVCPYTAIEEKTICDRAGNPIRTVAAVNEGLCHGCGTCVAACRSSSIQLRGFKDNQILSEIDALAFAE
- a CDS encoding type II toxin-antitoxin system HicB family antitoxin codes for the protein MEYTVIIHPAEEGGYWTEVPALSGCLSQGETVEEAIENTKDAIECHLGCLREEGQEVCGEEKLLITHVRVAA
- a CDS encoding type II toxin-antitoxin system HicA family toxin — encoded protein: MIPRGLRSEEIIKALEKAGGMKRPGKGSHVNIKMPNGQLITVPGHGEVKVGLLQAAIRKAGLTVDQFLGFLRG
- a CDS encoding CoB--CoM heterodisulfide reductase iron-sulfur subunit B family protein: MKYAYYPGCSLHSTSKEYDLSTRAVCRELGIELEEIPDWNCCGATSGHATNKELGLALPLRDLAKAEEMGLDVVAPCAACFSRLKAADHLAKDDPGLVKSVAEKTGLAYEGKIGILSMLEALSAVPSEEIRARVKRELAGLRPACYYGCLLIRPPKVACFDDPENPTSMDGLMAAIGAEPVEWPFRNECCGASLALSRSDIVVKLAQGILSMAKRSGANCIVAACPLCQANLDTRQAQAEAKYGEKFDLPVFYFTQLMGVAFGVAEADLGLKRLMVDPTRVLSGIGAE
- a CDS encoding 4Fe-4S dicluster domain-containing protein, giving the protein MEERTLITDDRSFLAEVEELSGQNIKSCYQCGECTGGCPVAYAADIMPNQVSRLVQLGLDREVLGSSMIWLCVGCETCATRCPRGIEISRINDALREISIRRGIACPEPKVKTFHQTFLRSVERMGRVHEVSMLGEYKLRSLDLFSDLILGAKMFLKGKLVLVPKAIRGMREIKRVFKGTKG